Genomic segment of Panicum virgatum strain AP13 chromosome 9N, P.virgatum_v5, whole genome shotgun sequence:
gcggcggtcggcggcgagctgcagttcggtggcggcgagcggcagTTCGATGCGACCTCGCGGTGAACCGAGAAGAACCTGGAAGCAACAATGATTTGCAAAGAAGCCCTTGTACTTTTTtgcttttttcttttgtttccagGTTGTTGTTGTATCCGGGGAGGGGATGTACTGTTATCCAAATCTAATGAAATCCTCatcctttcgcaaaaaaaaaaagagtgtcGAGCTGAGGCAACAGTTTAGATGATCATGTCTTATATAGGATCTTCTTGTGTATGGTTTTTTGAGACTGCACTTTAGTGTTAAGGTGGCAccattgaatatttttaatgtATTTTCCTACATGTTATTGTTAACATTTATCAATATGCTTCAGATAATGAATTTGCTATTTGTTTCTCAGGTGAACGCCTTAGCCCCTGGGTAGCCATTGGGTGCTCTGTGATGGGCATATCGATTTTATTTTGTTGAGGTTAGGAAGATGTTTTTGCCTTTCTTTGCTGACGATACTCCAGTGTAGTGAACAGGAACCTAGTGGTTTGCTTCTCTCTTGTAAGCATCTCACAAACCGCGTACTTCTTGTTTGGTCCTTACACTTGAGAAAGAAGAGAAGCATGTGATTTTGCAGTTACATACTCTGATAGTCTGATCTCTTTGTTTGAGATCTCACATGCCTACTCTATGTATGGGGTGTATACTGTGCTATGCTCTGCTTTTAGATGACGTTTTTCGCGACTGTCGCCCCTGGACCACATTGCACTATTTACGTCCCTCGTCACTAGCTGGACGGATGATCCCATGTTCCGACCTAAAGTAAAGACGGATCGAAGAAACGAGGTGTCCAAGGGTCCGCACAACGATGCATCATACGTGTGCGTTCTTCTCCGATTCCCAAAATAAACAATCGCAGCGTTCTCTTCCTCCCATCCCCACGCGGCTCACCGCTCGGTCGTGTCTCCTCCAGCGTACACCTGCCTCCCCTACGTGTGCCATTCTTCACGCCACCTCGCTCTGCACCTATTATGGCTGGCGAAGAGCGGCCGGAGAGCTGATGTAGCGCAGGAGAGATAATCGAGCGAGCCGGGACTGAAATGCCGACTGACACATGCGAAAACGCGCTGTGCGCTCTCCGATAGGCTGAACAGCGAGCAGCAGCGAGGCCCACCACCACCTCACGCACGTTCCCAGCCCGCAGCCGCCGAAATCTATAAAACTTGCTACAAAGCTCGCCGGCACGAGCCTCGCAGCGGCAAAAAGCCAAGGCAAGACCAGCCAGTAGACCACGCAGCAGTCAGGCAAACTCGTAGCAACAAGGCGACCGAGCCGTGCCGGGGAGAGGGCGGAGGGCGATGGCGAAGAGCGGCACGGAGGAGTGGCGCCGGAACGCGGACACCCACAAGATGAGCGCGGAGGAGGTGCGCGCAACGGGCGTGGAGGCGTCGATGCGGCCCCCGGGCCGCGGACCCGGGGAGGTGCTGCACCAGCGCGGCCGGCTGCCGTACGGGCCGGGCACCATGGCGCTCGTCGGCTTTGGCATCGTCGGCGTCATCGGCTACCTTGTGCTGTACCAGAACGCCAGGCCCGGGACGCCCGCCACCGAGGTGGCTAAGGTGGCCGTCGGCCACGGGGACCCCGCTGTCGGCCGTGACCCCGAGAAGCGCCCCGAAGGGAAGTAGAGGTGCAGGTCCGTGGTAGCTGTGTGACAGCTAACAGTGGGGCGGTAGTTTGTGTTCAGCTCTGTTTTTGCTGCTCTGTTTCTCAACTTTTGTCGAGGACTTCGAAATTTTGCCTTCAGCATATCCAACTGTTTCTTATTTTTTCTTGGGAAAAGTCCTATTTTCAACCCTAAACTTTCCCGagagtccgattttcaacctcgAACTCCAAAACCAGACATAATGCATCCTTGAACTAacgaaaccggacaaatttCCCCCTGAGCCGAATCCACCCCGGTTTTTGCCTCGTCACCCGTCCGACGTGGACATCGTCGCCCAGTCAGCCACTTGAATGGGCTTTTGACTACGCGCGGCCACTGTGGCCCCTCCCCACTCAGAATTTCTCCACCCGCTCCAGAACCTTAACCctagaggcggcggcgaccaccacggcggcggcgagcacggcgacggcggccctgATCTTCATCGAATCCGCGATTGGCTGGTGATGCTGCTCGAGATCTGAGGGCTGCACCAAACCGGTGAGTGCTGCAAACCGATTCCAGTGTAGGAGATGGGCTAGATCTTAGGAATTAGAGTTATACAAGGTCGGGATTGCCTGTTTTTATGGGTTTTTGCTTCTCTTGTGCACAGCAGTGACATGGATGTGTTGGGAACTCTCACAGTTAGGTTTCATTTCAACGGGGAGTTCATAAAGTCTGGGTCTGATCTGCAGTATTGTGGTGGAAATGTTGCAATGGCATACATAGATCGAGATAAAGTTTCACTTCCAGAGCTTGTAGGTCACTTGAAAGATCATTGTGTAGTACTCGATGGAACCCTTTTGCACTGGCTTGTACCTGGGAAGGAGCTTAAGTCTGGTCTGCGAGCTATTGTGGATGACAATACTTGCATTGAGATGGCAAATAGCACAGAAGAATGTTGCGTTGCAGATGTATTTGTTGAGACCCCAGCTACACAGGATAAATCTGAATCAGGCTCAGAAGAAGATAGTGATTATGAAGCTGAGTTAGGCTGTGATACAGGCTCAGAAGAAGAAGGTAGCATGGAGGAAGAGGCAGTGCCTGAAGATGTTGACATGGGAGCTGGTTCAGCAGCTGTGAAGCGATTAATTACTGAAAGCAGAGAGAAAATTGATAAGCAGATTCAGTTTGTCAAGGAGTTTTATAGCCCTAGCAAGGGTAAGGCAAAAGTTTGTGACAGTGGACCTAAGAATGGTGACAAGTCTAGCTCTGACAGTGAGTACTTGCCTGAAGATAGCTGCACATCAGGTGAGGATGATGAGGCCAAAGAGATTCTCAGGAATTTTAAGGTGTTCAAGAAGAAGGTTAGATCAGGTAGAGCTGCACAGTTAGATGATGTGTTTGTTGATGGACCCAAGACTCAAGTTGGTGACTGCAGTGTGATAGAAGATGGTGGTCATGCCACCCCTTATGCtgatagtagtgatgatgaCAATGAGTCATTTGAAGATGGCAGTCATGCAGAGGGGGGAAGAAGAGCTAGCTAGTACCCAAGGTTTAGCAAAAAGGATGCAGTACCTAAATTTGCTTTGGGGATGAAGTTCAATGGCAAGAAACAATTCAAGAAAGCCATAATCAAATATGGGTTAGCTGAGAGGAAGGTGATTAAGTTTGTCAAAGATGAAGGTGACAGGGTTAGGGTAAAGTGTGATTGGCCCACATGCAGTTGGCATTGTTTGCTGTCAACACACTCAAACACTAATAGCTTGCTGTCGGgtatcacaattagggacaccctaattggggtactaagaccgcttttaaaaacacaaacacccgttaaggcaactaggcccacggcttccttccaatctagaagaaaggaaaggactcaatgaAGTCCAGCACGCGGtccattcacatccccctcgaacccgcggaacgatctccgcctcgctcgagggtccctctcgggcccacTGGAcaaatctccgcctcgctcgagggtagcgaatctaacctcgagcgggtgactcatctccgcatcgctcgagggtccccgtcGGGATCCCTCGACTGCactccgcatctccgcctcgctcgagagtagcgaatctaccctcgagcgggtagctcatcttcgcctcactcgaggccacccctcggcgcaaGGGACAAACAACCTCGCCGCCCAACTGCTcgtcgtacgaaggcattaaaagccagccactccgccacggctcaaaggacgggcggcgtcaggccgccattcccacagtggatgtgaccgggttccatccgctgactccggtcgccattccgccatcccggatgctgtagcagcaccttGGGACTGCAACGCGGAACAAGatgggctcggcactgctcccattactgttctgccgacaccgaccatccggaccTCTCCCCTTGAgaagtccgggacctccacgtgtcccccggaccttccaGTGTGCACACGCGTGCTCCGACcaaggggtccggggccgtcgcgCGCCATTACTACTGCTAGACCGCAGGGCCCACTGCACGCCATCACGCCGCCTGCAgagacactgcaggacgaccggcgcgatcttcgcaggaacaaggacgaaatccaggacgacagcgacgcacgccgccttcctACAGTGTGcttcctacagtgtccgaccactgtaccccacgATTCAGGGGAGGACGACGACTTCCAAGCCCCATTCATGTGtcccgcccctccttgtaactataaaaggaggaggcgggctttctTTAGACTCTCTCGGCTGGACTCTGGGCTGCTGGATTCTAGTCTGCTTGGTCTCTCTGGCTTATCTctccaagaggacgttcaggaACAACTGAGCATTcctctcaaccgactccactcctagctgagacttgggagcttctctccctctctcgccttgcttgtacccccaaCTACAAGcgctccgggtgcaagataatacagtaccCTCACACACcctctttgctggacgtacggccccgcggccggaaccaggataaaccgtgcgttactgtgattgcctcttgcatcatcgtctgggacgaggaaacacgcagcatttactagttgggatttgggcccccgggtcgggacaccgacactgGCCGATAGCAACCTTAAAAAATGAGCACACCTGCCCACCTAGAAGGGACAACCGTCTGGTAACTGCAAGAAGAATAGCAAAAAAGTATGAGAAGATGATCATGGCTAACCCAACTTGGAGGCTTGATAGTATGAAGAGTACTGTGCAGGAAGAAATATTTGCAGATGTGACTATACCAAAATTGAAGAGGGCCAAAGGAATGGTTATGCAGAAGTTGTTCGATGCCACAAAGGGCCAACAACTACATGTATCCCCTTGCTTGGGCAGTGGTTGAGAAAGAGAACAATGACACATGGGATTGGTTCTGTGACATATTATTTAGAGATATACATGTTGGTTCAGGAGATGGATGGGTTTTCATTAGTGATCAACAGAAGGGCATTCTAAATGCTGTTGAGAAATGGGCACCAAATGCTGAGCATAGAAACTGTGCTAGACACATATATGCCAACTGGAAGAAAAAGTTTAAAAAGAAGGAGTGGCAAAAGAAATGGTGGAGATGTGCCAAGGCCCCATGCCCAATGTTGTTCAACTTGGCTAGGGCAAAACTTGCACAGGCAACTAGAGAGGGAGCACAAGCAGTACTTAATACAGACCCAAGTCACTGGAGCAGGGCATGGTTCAAAATAGGGTCCAACTGTGACTCTGTGGATAATAATTTATGTGAGTCTTTCAACAAATGGATTGTGGAAGCCAGGTTCTTTCCAATTATTACCATGCTTGAGACCATAAGGAGGAAGGTAATGGTTAGGATCCAAGAAAATAGTACCAAGGTGGAAAGGTGGGGTACTATGATCTATCCCAACATCTTGAAGAAAGTCAATGCATATATCACTCAGTCTGGATTTTGTCATGCAGTTTGCAATGGTGCTGAGTGCTTTGAAGTGGTGCACTGGGACCACAGATTCACAGTGAATCTGTTGGAGAAAACCTGTTCTTGTAGGTACTAGCAATTATCAGGTCTCCCATGTCCTCATGCAATCAGTTGCATCTATTTTAGGACAAATTCACTTGAAGAATACATTGCATCATGCTATTCAGTATCAGAGTTCAAGAAAACATACAGTCACTACCTTCAACCATTAGAGGGAATGCGTAGCTAGCCCATCTTAGATAGACCGAAGCCTATAGCTCCACCATATGTCAGGATGCCGGGAAGGccaaagaaagaaaggagaagggactcaactgaaaaaccaaagaGTACAAGAATGTGCAAGGTTGGGACAGTCATAAGATGCAGGATTTGCAAAGGTGTTGGCCACAACAGAGCAACTTGTAGTAAGAGAAATGGTCCACCATCAGCTTCAGGACCAGCAGCTTcaggtgcagcagcagcatcaggtCCAAGTGCCAAGCTCATCATGTCAAGTACCAAGTACAGCTCTTCTAGTGCAGCAGGTGGTACaagcaaaaggaaaaggagtaagGCTCCATCAAAGTCAAAGGTATGAAAATTGTTTATTTACTTAACAATTTATTTCACTTAACAATTTATTTCACTTAACAATTTATTTCAGCCAGTTCACATAATATTAAAATTGTTGCCTTGCATCAGAAGGCATAGGTAGATGTTACTAAGACATCAGCCATGGCCAAGGTGTCCACAGCAAGAGGTGGTGATGCTTCTATCAAGCTCCATGCACAAGTTCCCCTATCTCAAGCC
This window contains:
- the LOC120687838 gene encoding uncharacterized protein LOC120687838 encodes the protein MAKSGTEEWRRNADTHKMSAEEVRATGVEASMRPPGRGPGEVLHQRGRLPYGPGTMALVGFGIVGVIGYLVLYQNARPGTPATEVAKVAVGHGDPAVGRDPEKRPEGK
- the LOC120688838 gene encoding uncharacterized protein DDB_G0284671-like; translation: MPGRPKKERRRDSTEKPKSTRMCKVGTVIRCRICKGVGHNRATCSKRNGPPSASGPAASGAAAASGPSAKLIMSSTKYSSSSAAGGTSKRKRSKAPSKSKVDVTKTSAMAKVSTARGGDASIKLHAQVPLSQASSSVTVNVSSGLAFTKAKAQEPSGRRKTTKPAKFSEYLMLPPAGTK